In the genome of Christensenella timonensis, one region contains:
- a CDS encoding ComEC/Rec2 family competence protein has translation MKPILNPRPVVFVAFFMVVGILFSYYLDIPAPIFWILLAGGAGFFLCAFFLKNRPMLAALYLVFFSIGGLIFQVQFSTDFSHITPGQDYTIEGYVSDRSSMSSAYHSYTLDNVSLTARDGRKENFSKKVLLYSREVLDYGDTVTFESKVSPPGATRNPGGMDEEMYLASRGAGFSCFSEEVRSVSHSPGWYYYPLKLRETLAEKIDQIFSPEMAPVAKAMFLGVKNDLTEEMRDTFSKTGIAHILAVSGLHVAIIAFAFNWLCRKLRIRRNVRFSINIAVLLFYALLTGFAPSIIRAVLMMLFLIIGQWMFKKRDTLTFLAAAMVITLFFNAPQLFTAGFLMSYGVLFGLLCLGPPLTRLLQKIKMDKARLAMPLATSVSATASVFPLSAYYFNNIALAAPVANLFAIPLAGIIVAFTGIGSVLALFALPAGHAFAFPAELCLQALTWLNGMLASTAFGYIEIYRFPIWIGAVVFIIIFFCSDYVLLRNKVKMAVAGLLAALIMCFGISSAIAHSSSLKVVALDVGTGDAIHISVQGKEYLIDNGGNPQYSQINDYAKKNRLVFDGVVITNDRTKNLKELVQAKRVNRLYVPLNYVPKDYDANLEMKYYALYDKIELAGDVYLDVVGDDQKHLSLVLYQDGRPICLLMQNKTGDLLYQEHVPIVKLPNGGEKDAANSRLLKAWSPDYAVISVKEGNSKGLPDRGLLDLLDEMHIDTLATPQTGAVTFTVDREGRISVTTEKK, from the coding sequence ATGAAACCAATTTTGAATCCGAGACCTGTTGTTTTCGTTGCCTTTTTCATGGTAGTTGGAATCCTGTTCTCTTATTATTTGGATATTCCGGCGCCCATTTTTTGGATTCTGCTGGCCGGCGGGGCCGGGTTCTTTCTCTGCGCTTTCTTTTTGAAAAACCGTCCTATGCTGGCCGCCCTGTATCTGGTGTTCTTTTCTATCGGCGGGCTTATTTTCCAAGTACAGTTTTCCACGGACTTTTCGCATATTACACCGGGGCAGGATTATACGATCGAAGGGTATGTCTCCGACCGTTCCTCTATGTCATCTGCCTATCATTCCTATACGCTCGACAATGTTTCCCTGACGGCAAGAGATGGCCGAAAGGAAAACTTCAGCAAAAAAGTCCTTTTGTATTCGCGCGAAGTCCTGGATTATGGCGATACCGTGACTTTTGAAAGTAAAGTGAGTCCCCCCGGGGCAACGAGAAATCCCGGCGGCATGGATGAAGAAATGTATCTTGCCAGCAGGGGAGCGGGATTCAGCTGCTTTTCAGAGGAAGTAAGATCCGTATCCCATTCGCCCGGCTGGTACTATTATCCCTTGAAGTTACGGGAGACCCTTGCAGAAAAAATCGACCAAATTTTTTCACCGGAAATGGCGCCCGTCGCAAAAGCCATGTTCCTCGGCGTCAAAAATGACCTTACGGAGGAAATGCGCGATACATTTTCAAAAACGGGGATTGCGCACATCCTTGCCGTGTCCGGCCTGCATGTCGCGATCATTGCTTTCGCATTTAATTGGCTGTGCCGCAAATTGCGTATCCGCCGCAATGTCCGTTTCAGTATCAATATCGCAGTATTGTTATTTTATGCCTTGCTGACAGGTTTTGCCCCTTCCATTATCCGCGCTGTCCTGATGATGCTCTTTTTGATCATCGGCCAATGGATGTTTAAAAAAAGGGATACGCTGACCTTCCTTGCAGCGGCAATGGTCATTACCTTGTTTTTCAACGCGCCCCAGCTTTTTACGGCAGGTTTCTTGATGTCATATGGCGTCCTTTTCGGATTGCTTTGCCTGGGGCCGCCGCTTACACGTTTACTGCAAAAGATCAAGATGGACAAGGCAAGGCTGGCAATGCCGCTTGCAACCTCCGTCAGCGCGACGGCGTCTGTTTTCCCGCTGTCCGCCTACTATTTCAATAATATCGCGCTCGCGGCGCCGGTTGCCAACCTGTTCGCGATCCCACTCGCCGGAATCATCGTAGCATTTACGGGCATTGGCTCCGTCCTGGCGCTTTTTGCGCTGCCAGCCGGGCACGCTTTTGCATTTCCGGCAGAGCTCTGCCTGCAGGCCCTTACATGGCTTAACGGGATGCTCGCCAGTACCGCCTTCGGCTACATTGAAATATACCGCTTTCCGATCTGGATAGGGGCCGTCGTTTTCATCATCATCTTTTTCTGTTCAGACTATGTCCTGTTACGCAATAAAGTGAAAATGGCGGTTGCCGGGCTTCTGGCCGCACTGATCATGTGCTTTGGTATCAGCTCGGCTATCGCGCACTCAAGCAGCCTGAAGGTTGTTGCTTTGGATGTGGGCACCGGGGACGCCATCCATATTTCCGTGCAGGGCAAAGAATACCTGATCGACAATGGCGGCAACCCGCAATACTCGCAAATCAATGATTATGCAAAGAAGAACCGCCTCGTTTTCGACGGTGTGGTTATCACGAACGACCGGACAAAAAACCTGAAAGAGCTGGTACAGGCAAAGAGGGTAAACAGGCTTTATGTCCCCCTAAATTATGTGCCGAAAGACTACGACGCAAATTTGGAAATGAAATATTACGCACTGTATGATAAAATAGAATTAGCAGGCGATGTCTATCTGGACGTGGTCGGGGACGACCAGAAGCATCTTTCCCTGGTTTTGTATCAGGATGGCCGGCCTATTTGCCTGTTGATGCAAAATAAAACCGGTGACCTTCTGTATCAGGAGCATGTCCCTATTGTAAAATTGCCCAACGGCGGTGAAAAAGACGCTGCCAACAGTCGATTGCTCAAAGCATGGTCTCCGGATTATGCCGTGATCTCTGTAAAAGAAGGCAACAGCAAAGGCCTGCCGGATCGCGGGCTTTTGGATTTACTCGATGAAATGCATATCGACACGCTGGCCACGCCACAGACAGGCGCAGTGACGTTTACAGTCGACCGGGAAGGCCGGATCAGCGTCACTACGGAAAAGAAATAA
- the holA gene encoding DNA polymerase III subunit delta, which yields MTPNEALKQLKNGQVKNFIILSGEDHYLKQHMLSAVQGALHIDMPELNLSVFEDRPDPKTVLCAMETLPFMSEKRITVIKGTDILSAQAAGDLSAAYMQSNMPASNFLVILTQGNADKRKAFVKFVIKQGMFVECNTMQDQDICAFVKNRAKQKGLMVSSKNAQVINEIGGGDLSTIANEVDKLSCICKGEISTADIEKYAVKSMQYNVYKIHDLMMGGHPQQASALISKMLEEDSNPIGFITLLSNNFRQMLVARACRDAKFPDRKTISHIVEATGAREFAARRALEHCKPFTAKKLRDAINKFAQMDFDAKQGVVSLKTDLFALLVDIYST from the coding sequence ATGACGCCAAATGAAGCACTCAAGCAACTGAAAAACGGTCAGGTAAAGAACTTTATTATTTTGAGCGGGGAAGACCACTATTTGAAGCAGCATATGCTTTCTGCGGTTCAGGGAGCCTTGCATATCGATATGCCCGAGCTCAATTTGTCTGTCTTTGAAGACAGGCCCGACCCCAAAACCGTGCTCTGTGCCATGGAGACCCTGCCGTTTATGAGCGAAAAGCGGATCACCGTGATCAAGGGTACGGATATCCTGTCTGCGCAAGCAGCGGGGGATTTGAGCGCCGCTTATATGCAAAGCAATATGCCCGCCAGCAATTTTCTCGTAATCCTCACGCAGGGAAATGCGGATAAGCGCAAGGCCTTTGTAAAATTTGTAATCAAACAGGGGATGTTCGTCGAATGTAATACCATGCAGGACCAGGACATCTGTGCTTTCGTCAAAAACCGCGCCAAACAAAAGGGATTGATGGTCTCCTCTAAAAACGCGCAGGTCATCAACGAGATTGGCGGCGGCGATTTGAGTACGATCGCCAACGAAGTAGATAAGCTCTCCTGTATTTGCAAGGGAGAGATTTCTACGGCGGATATCGAAAAGTATGCCGTCAAATCCATGCAGTACAATGTTTATAAGATACACGACCTGATGATGGGGGGCCATCCGCAGCAAGCGTCGGCACTGATCTCCAAAATGCTGGAGGAAGACAGCAACCCCATTGGATTCATTACGCTTCTTTCCAATAATTTCAGGCAAATGCTGGTGGCGCGTGCATGCCGGGATGCAAAATTTCCGGATCGCAAAACGATATCCCATATCGTCGAAGCGACCGGCGCAAGGGAGTTTGCCGCACGGCGTGCGCTCGAACATTGTAAGCCCTTTACAGCCAAAAAACTCCGGGACGCCATCAATAAATTTGCGCAGATGGATTTTGATGCCAAGCAGGGCGTAGTCAGCCTAAAGACCGATCTGTTCGCCTTGTTGGTTGATATTTACAGCACATAA
- the rpsT gene encoding 30S ribosomal protein S20, translating to MPNIKSAKKRVKVIATKTLRNKMIKSALKTDLKKFDAAVVASDANAKELYTNAVSAVDKAALKGTIHKNKANRVKAQLAKKLNSQAE from the coding sequence TTGCCTAATATCAAATCTGCTAAAAAACGCGTAAAGGTTATCGCAACAAAAACGCTGCGTAACAAAATGATCAAATCCGCTCTTAAGACAGACCTGAAAAAGTTTGACGCTGCAGTAGTCGCTTCTGATGCAAATGCCAAGGAGCTTTATACAAATGCTGTAAGCGCAGTTGACAAGGCTGCCTTAAAAGGTACGATCCATAAGAACAAAGCAAATCGCGTAAAAGCACAATTGGCAAAAAAATTAAACAGCCAGGCTGAATAA
- the murI gene encoding glutamate racemase produces MIKNEQPIGVYDSGVGGLSVLCEARKRLPHENFIYYGDSENAPYGTKTEDEIKELSLACGEFLFRKGVKMIVIACNTATSIVVQTMRERYNIPIISIEPAVKPALEGSRNGKIIVLATPATLHQKRYQSLLERLGAQDATINVECASLANLIEKGDLDDPHIKAYIHDKLVAYRGQQIEGIVIGCTHYSFVADKIRDIASKIFPSFGDIYDGRYGTARHIARVLANENLLHGCNAGGRVELFTSGKDDSLAVYRHFLSLL; encoded by the coding sequence ATGATTAAAAATGAACAACCGATTGGCGTATATGATTCCGGCGTGGGCGGTTTGAGCGTACTGTGTGAAGCAAGGAAGCGCCTTCCCCATGAAAACTTCATTTATTACGGTGACAGTGAAAACGCCCCTTACGGCACCAAAACAGAAGACGAGATCAAAGAGCTGTCGCTCGCGTGCGGCGAATTCCTCTTCAGGAAAGGCGTAAAAATGATTGTGATCGCCTGTAACACGGCGACCAGTATCGTCGTTCAAACGATGCGTGAACGCTATAATATCCCCATTATCAGCATCGAACCGGCCGTAAAGCCTGCGCTTGAGGGGAGCAGGAACGGTAAAATCATTGTGTTGGCAACACCGGCAACGCTGCATCAAAAACGCTACCAGTCGCTGCTTGAAAGGCTGGGCGCGCAGGATGCCACGATCAATGTGGAATGCGCGAGCCTTGCCAACCTGATCGAAAAAGGGGATCTGGACGATCCGCATATCAAAGCTTACATCCATGATAAGCTGGTCGCTTACCGCGGACAGCAGATCGAGGGTATTGTCATCGGATGTACGCATTACTCTTTTGTCGCAGACAAAATCAGGGATATCGCTTCCAAAATTTTTCCGTCGTTTGGGGACATCTACGACGGCCGTTATGGGACTGCCAGACATATTGCACGCGTGCTCGCGAATGAAAACCTGTTGCATGGGTGCAATGCAGGGGGCCGCGTTGAACTCTTTACCTCCGGAAAGGACGATTCTTTGGCGGTATACCGCCATTTCTTATCGCTGCTTTAA
- a CDS encoding vitamin B12-dependent ribonucleotide reductase, whose product MFSKNAVTVLERRYLKKDQDGKPIETPDDLLHRVAQAIAAGDREFDPDADVKASEDVFYDMMAGLRFMPNSPTLMNAGRELGQLSACFVLPVADSMEDIFDAVKNAALIHKSGGGTGFSFARLRGAGASVNSTGGVASGPVSFMKVFNAATEAVKQGGTRRGANMGILRIDHPDIMDFIQCKKDTTEITNFNISVGITEEFMKAVNEKREYSLVDPHTKQEVKKLYAPDVYALIVKMAWTNGEPGIVFLDRINRDNPVPQLGEVESTNPCGEQPLLPYESCNLGSINLNALMVKRGGEYEIDYDLFRQTIRDAVHFLDNVITVNNYPLDEIRDMTLSTRKIGLGLMGFADILYKLKIPYHSSRAIELAEHIMKFLRDNAREMSLELAKQRGTFPAYDGSIFKGEGLLQRNATVTTIAPTGTISIICNSSSGIEPVFGLSYIRNVMDNDELLEVHPYFEEVMKQRGLYSKELMSKIASEGTIAHMEEIPQDIRDIFVTAHDIDPEAHVRMQAAFQKYTDNAVSKTVNFPREATQEDVRKVYDLAYKLGLKGVTIYRDGSRDAQVLNIGKVNKKEDDTASAAACEAVGSAVAPRDRPEVTQGITQKVKIGCGNLYITVNYDENGICEVFTNLGRAGGCPSQSEATSRLISTALRSGMDVESIVEQLRGIRCHSTLRKGGDVKVLSCPDAIGRVLQTVAKMQNTKIAPLMQADGEQPDDTKCPECGKPLDFEGGCNICRSCGYSKCG is encoded by the coding sequence ATGTTTAGCAAAAATGCGGTTACTGTTCTTGAGAGGCGTTATTTAAAGAAGGATCAGGATGGTAAGCCTATCGAAACGCCGGATGATTTATTGCATCGCGTAGCACAGGCCATTGCGGCGGGGGATCGGGAGTTTGATCCCGATGCCGATGTCAAAGCGTCGGAAGATGTGTTTTATGATATGATGGCAGGGCTTCGCTTCATGCCGAATTCCCCGACCCTGATGAACGCAGGCAGGGAGCTGGGGCAGCTTTCCGCATGTTTTGTACTGCCGGTTGCAGATAGCATGGAAGATATTTTTGACGCGGTGAAAAATGCAGCGCTGATCCATAAAAGCGGCGGCGGCACGGGTTTTTCCTTTGCGCGCCTGCGCGGGGCTGGGGCTTCCGTCAATTCAACAGGCGGCGTTGCCAGCGGCCCAGTCAGTTTTATGAAGGTTTTCAACGCTGCTACGGAAGCCGTGAAGCAGGGAGGTACGCGCCGCGGCGCCAATATGGGGATCTTGCGCATCGACCACCCGGATATCATGGACTTTATCCAGTGCAAGAAAGACACTACGGAGATCACCAATTTCAATATCAGCGTCGGGATCACGGAAGAATTTATGAAAGCCGTAAACGAAAAACGCGAATATTCGCTCGTAGACCCGCACACCAAGCAGGAAGTTAAAAAGCTCTATGCGCCCGACGTTTATGCGCTGATCGTTAAAATGGCCTGGACAAACGGCGAGCCGGGCATTGTTTTCTTAGACCGCATCAATCGCGACAATCCGGTTCCGCAGTTAGGGGAGGTGGAAAGTACGAACCCCTGTGGGGAACAGCCGTTGCTGCCGTATGAAAGCTGCAACTTAGGGTCTATCAACTTAAATGCGCTCATGGTAAAGCGCGGCGGCGAATATGAGATCGATTACGACCTTTTCAGGCAAACGATCAGGGACGCGGTGCACTTTCTTGACAATGTCATCACCGTCAATAACTATCCCCTCGACGAGATCCGCGATATGACGCTGTCCACGCGCAAAATCGGCCTCGGGCTGATGGGCTTTGCGGATATCCTGTACAAGCTGAAAATACCGTATCATTCAAGCAGGGCGATCGAGCTTGCCGAGCATATCATGAAATTCCTGCGAGACAATGCGCGCGAGATGTCTTTGGAGCTTGCAAAGCAGAGGGGGACATTCCCGGCGTACGACGGAAGCATCTTCAAGGGGGAGGGACTGTTGCAGCGCAACGCTACGGTAACGACGATCGCGCCTACCGGTACGATCTCCATCATTTGTAATTCCTCTTCGGGAATCGAACCCGTGTTCGGGCTTTCCTATATCCGCAACGTCATGGATAATGACGAGCTATTGGAGGTGCATCCCTACTTTGAAGAAGTCATGAAACAGCGGGGGCTGTATTCCAAGGAGCTGATGTCCAAAATCGCCTCCGAAGGCACGATTGCCCATATGGAGGAAATCCCGCAGGATATCCGCGATATCTTTGTGACCGCGCACGATATCGATCCGGAAGCACATGTACGCATGCAGGCCGCTTTCCAGAAATATACCGATAACGCGGTTTCCAAGACCGTCAATTTCCCGCGCGAAGCAACGCAGGAGGATGTCCGCAAGGTGTACGACCTTGCCTATAAGCTTGGTTTAAAAGGTGTGACGATCTACCGCGACGGCTCACGGGACGCCCAGGTGCTGAACATTGGCAAAGTGAATAAGAAAGAAGACGATACCGCTTCCGCAGCCGCTTGCGAGGCGGTTGGCAGCGCAGTCGCACCGCGCGACCGCCCGGAGGTCACGCAGGGGATCACGCAAAAAGTCAAGATCGGCTGCGGAAACCTGTATATCACCGTCAATTATGATGAAAACGGCATTTGCGAAGTATTCACTAACCTCGGACGCGCTGGCGGCTGCCCCTCACAGTCCGAAGCGACAAGCCGCCTGATTTCCACCGCGCTGCGCTCGGGGATGGACGTGGAATCCATCGTAGAACAGTTACGCGGTATCCGCTGCCATTCGACCCTCAGAAAGGGCGGCGATGTGAAAGTCCTTTCCTGTCCGGATGCCATCGGCAGGGTTTTGCAGACAGTGGCCAAGATGCAAAATACCAAGATCGCACCCCTGATGCAAGCGGATGGAGAACAGCCGGATGATACGAAATGTCCGGAATGTGGCAAACCGCTTGATTTTGAAGGCGGTTGCAACATATGCCGTTCCTGCGGGTATTCAAAGTGCGGCTAA
- the miaB gene encoding tRNA (N6-isopentenyl adenosine(37)-C2)-methylthiotransferase MiaB produces the protein MKYHIITYGCQMNEHESEKIAGILESLGFEASKSKEQADFILFNTCCVRENAEHKTFGNVGALKKLKDENSSLMVAVCGCMMQQQSVAQKLAETFPFVDLIFGTHNIHTLADMIGDCILNKQRVVSIQEGDLSIHEDVPVTRHSWPLASVNIMYGCNNFCTYCIVPYVRGREKSRSAKEIVQEIQGLKEYREIMLLGQNVNSYNGGGVDFAGLLETICAQTDVPRIRFMTSHPKDLSDRLIDVIASQPRICRHIHLPVQSGSSNILAAMNRGYTREQYLELVRKIRKRIPDIALTTDIIVGFPGETDADFADTMSLLQEVKYDSAFTFVYSRRNGTKAAEMENEVGKAVQKERIMKLVALQNTITEQKNKCYEGKTVRVLAEGISTRDQGHVCGRTGSGKMVNFAGNKDMIGKFFDVEITEGKKTTLFGRITQEQG, from the coding sequence ATGAAATATCATATCATCACATACGGATGCCAGATGAACGAGCATGAATCCGAAAAGATCGCAGGAATACTGGAGTCGCTCGGCTTTGAAGCAAGCAAATCGAAAGAGCAGGCGGATTTTATCCTGTTCAACACCTGTTGTGTGCGGGAAAACGCCGAGCATAAAACATTCGGCAACGTAGGCGCCTTAAAAAAGCTGAAAGATGAAAACAGCAGCCTGATGGTCGCTGTATGCGGCTGTATGATGCAGCAACAGTCCGTCGCGCAAAAGCTTGCCGAGACTTTCCCTTTTGTCGATCTCATCTTTGGCACACACAATATCCATACGCTTGCGGATATGATCGGCGACTGTATTTTAAACAAACAGCGTGTGGTCTCCATCCAGGAGGGCGATCTTTCCATACATGAAGACGTTCCGGTCACACGGCATTCCTGGCCGCTCGCGTCCGTCAATATCATGTATGGCTGCAATAATTTTTGCACCTACTGTATCGTACCCTATGTGCGCGGCCGTGAAAAATCGCGCAGCGCCAAAGAAATCGTGCAGGAAATACAGGGGCTAAAAGAATACCGGGAGATCATGCTTTTAGGACAAAATGTGAATTCGTACAACGGGGGAGGCGTGGACTTTGCAGGACTGCTGGAGACGATTTGTGCGCAAACCGATGTACCGCGTATCCGCTTTATGACCTCCCATCCCAAAGACCTCTCTGACCGGCTGATCGATGTGATCGCGTCTCAGCCGCGTATCTGCCGCCATATCCACTTGCCTGTACAGTCGGGCAGCAGCAATATCCTTGCGGCGATGAACCGCGGATATACGCGAGAGCAATACCTTGAACTTGTCCGGAAAATCCGTAAACGGATACCGGATATCGCGCTCACGACGGATATCATTGTTGGCTTCCCGGGTGAAACGGATGCGGATTTTGCAGATACGATGTCCTTGCTGCAAGAGGTCAAATATGATTCCGCTTTTACGTTCGTTTATTCCAGGCGCAACGGTACAAAAGCCGCTGAAATGGAAAACGAGGTAGGAAAAGCCGTTCAAAAGGAGCGGATCATGAAGCTGGTTGCATTGCAGAATACGATTACCGAGCAAAAGAATAAATGCTATGAAGGGAAGACGGTGCGCGTGCTGGCAGAAGGCATCAGCACACGTGACCAAGGCCATGTTTGCGGCCGTACCGGCAGCGGTAAAATGGTGAATTTTGCCGGCAACAAGGACATGATCGGCAAATTCTTTGATGTAGAAATAACGGAAGGAAAAAAGACCACACTATTTGGGCGCATTACGCAGGAGCAGGGATAA
- the mutS gene encoding DNA mismatch repair protein MutS, translating to MAQLTPMMQQYLDLKEEYKDCILMFRLGDFYEMFFDDAVLVSKELELTLTGRDCGLEERAPMCGVPHHAVDTYIARLVSNGHKVAICDQLEDPRAAKGIVKRGITRVVTPGTVVETSMLQEKENSYILSVFFGEHAIGIGYCDVSTGEFCIAQPEDETALLNEMTRLNPQEVIVSDSHAGKLLKLTEKSRFKNAFINPYFDWAYEAPTAQKTLQAHFKVKSLSGFGCEGMDDAVCSAGALMQYLKDTQKNTLLHITHIKALKETAYMVLDPNTRRNLELTQTLMEGSKKGSLLWLLDQTKTAMGGRLLKKFILQPLKKIDEIDARLDAVAEIKQNLYLRNSLSDYLSGIYDLERIITRISYGTIDAKDCLSLKSSIAALPYLKGILEEAASPLLTDIYENLDDLADLHQLLEQAINEDAPNGIMDGNIIKRGYHAEIDALIDASVNGKNWLVELEAKEREETGIKTLKVRYNRVFGYYIEVTKSYLPQVPYRYLRKQTLANCERYITEELKEMEDTILGAEEKRNALEYQVFLEIRDKLAQNVSRMQGCAQRIALLDVLQSMAAVAYDNNYVRPRMSNDGTLNIKNGRHPVVESILQQGFVPNDAQLDHGQQNMLLITGPNMAGKSTYMRQVGLIVLMAHMGSFVPADEAQICLVDRVFTRVGASDDLASGQSTFMVEMNELANILNNATQNSLLILDEIGRGTSTTDGLSIAWASVEYILQKLHAKTLFATHYHELVELENMFSGIKNYSVAVKELGNDIVFLHKIIEGGTDRSFGIEVAKLAGLPQQVITRANVFLNQLQNYEMSITGDSPADTGKAAPQEATMPKAVSRLKGMNVDTLTPIEALNLVYTIKKELDNE from the coding sequence ATGGCGCAGCTGACACCTATGATGCAGCAATATCTGGATTTGAAGGAAGAGTATAAGGATTGTATCCTTATGTTCCGTTTGGGCGACTTTTACGAGATGTTTTTTGACGATGCCGTGTTGGTATCAAAGGAACTGGAACTGACCCTCACAGGGCGCGACTGCGGCCTTGAAGAGCGCGCGCCCATGTGCGGCGTACCCCATCACGCGGTGGATACATACATTGCAAGGCTGGTATCAAACGGCCACAAGGTGGCGATTTGCGATCAGCTGGAGGACCCGCGCGCCGCGAAGGGGATCGTCAAACGCGGGATCACGCGCGTCGTCACGCCCGGCACGGTCGTGGAAACTTCCATGCTGCAGGAAAAAGAGAACAGTTATATTTTGAGTGTGTTTTTTGGCGAACATGCAATCGGCATCGGGTATTGCGACGTATCGACAGGCGAGTTTTGCATTGCGCAGCCGGAAGACGAGACCGCGCTGCTCAACGAAATGACGCGCCTCAATCCGCAGGAGGTCATCGTTTCCGATTCCCACGCGGGAAAACTTCTAAAGCTTACGGAAAAATCGCGCTTTAAAAATGCTTTCATCAACCCTTATTTTGATTGGGCTTATGAAGCGCCTACCGCGCAGAAAACATTGCAGGCACATTTTAAGGTGAAATCATTAAGCGGATTTGGCTGCGAAGGCATGGATGACGCCGTATGTTCTGCGGGTGCGTTGATGCAATACTTAAAGGATACGCAGAAAAATACGTTGCTGCACATCACGCATATCAAAGCACTGAAAGAAACGGCCTATATGGTTCTCGATCCCAATACGAGGCGCAACCTCGAATTGACGCAAACCCTGATGGAGGGTTCCAAAAAAGGCTCGCTGCTGTGGCTGCTGGATCAGACAAAAACCGCCATGGGCGGGCGCTTGCTCAAAAAATTTATTTTGCAGCCGCTCAAAAAAATCGATGAGATCGACGCGCGCCTTGACGCAGTAGCTGAAATCAAACAAAACCTGTACCTGCGTAATTCGCTTTCCGATTATTTAAGCGGTATATACGACCTGGAGCGCATCATCACACGTATTTCCTACGGGACAATCGACGCGAAGGACTGTTTGTCGTTAAAAAGCTCAATTGCCGCATTGCCATACCTAAAAGGAATACTGGAGGAAGCTGCAAGCCCGCTGCTCACGGATATATACGAAAACCTAGACGACCTCGCCGACCTGCACCAGCTCCTGGAACAGGCTATCAATGAGGACGCTCCCAATGGGATTATGGACGGCAATATCATAAAGCGCGGCTACCATGCGGAAATCGACGCTCTTATCGACGCTTCTGTCAATGGGAAAAACTGGCTGGTGGAGCTGGAAGCCAAGGAGCGCGAGGAAACGGGTATCAAGACCCTCAAGGTACGCTACAACAGGGTGTTCGGTTATTATATCGAGGTAACCAAATCCTATTTGCCACAGGTGCCGTACCGCTATTTGCGCAAGCAGACCCTTGCGAACTGCGAGCGCTACATCACGGAAGAACTCAAAGAGATGGAAGACACGATATTGGGCGCGGAAGAAAAGCGGAATGCGCTCGAATACCAGGTGTTTCTGGAGATTCGCGACAAACTTGCGCAAAATGTTTCGCGCATGCAGGGCTGTGCACAGCGGATCGCCCTGCTTGATGTGTTGCAATCCATGGCCGCAGTTGCATACGACAACAACTATGTGCGGCCGCGAATGAGCAATGACGGAACGCTCAACATCAAAAATGGGCGGCATCCCGTTGTCGAAAGTATTTTGCAGCAGGGTTTTGTGCCCAACGACGCGCAGCTTGACCATGGACAACAAAATATGCTGCTCATCACCGGCCCGAACATGGCGGGAAAGAGCACCTACATGCGGCAGGTCGGCCTCATTGTCCTGATGGCGCACATGGGCAGCTTTGTCCCTGCGGATGAAGCGCAGATATGCCTTGTCGACCGGGTATTCACACGCGTAGGCGCGTCGGACGATCTGGCGTCCGGCCAGAGCACTTTCATGGTGGAAATGAATGAACTGGCTAATATCCTGAACAATGCAACACAAAACAGCCTGTTGATCCTGGATGAGATCGGACGCGGCACCAGTACGACAGACGGGCTTTCGATCGCCTGGGCAAGTGTGGAATATATCCTGCAAAAGCTGCATGCCAAAACGCTGTTTGCGACGCATTACCACGAACTGGTCGAGCTGGAAAACATGTTCTCCGGCATCAAAAACTATTCCGTAGCGGTAAAGGAGCTGGGAAACGATATCGTTTTCCTGCACAAGATCATTGAAGGCGGCACTGACCGCAGCTTTGGCATCGAGGTGGCAAAGCTTGCCGGACTGCCGCAGCAGGTGATCACGCGTGCGAATGTTTTTTTGAACCAACTGCAAAATTACGAAATGTCCATCACGGGCGACAGCCCTGCGGACACGGGGAAAGCCGCCCCCCAGGAAGCAACGATGCCAAAGGCAGTATCCCGCTTAAAGGGGATGAATGTCGATACACTGACGCCCATCGAGGCGCTTAATTTGGTGTATACCATAAAGAAAGAGCTTGATAATGAATAA